The following coding sequences lie in one Klebsiella huaxiensis genomic window:
- the entB gene encoding enterobactin biosynthesis bifunctional isochorismatase/aryl carrier protein EntB: MAIPKLQAYALPEASDIPANKVSWAFEPSRAALLIHDMQEYFLNFWGENSAMMEKVVANIAALRDFCKQNNIPVFYTAQPKEQSDEDRALLNDMWGPGLTRSPEQQQVIAALAPDDNDTVLVKWRYSAFHRSPLEEMLKEAGRDQLIITGVYAHIGCMTTATDAFMRDIKPFFVADALADFSREEHLMALKYVAGRSGRVVMTEELLPLPASKAALRALVLPLLDESDEPMDDENLIDYGLDSVRMMALAARWRKVHGDIDFVVLAKNPTIDAWWTLLSREVK, encoded by the coding sequence ATGGCAATTCCTAAATTACAGGCTTACGCGCTGCCGGAAGCCAGCGATATCCCGGCGAACAAAGTGAGCTGGGCATTTGAGCCGTCCCGTGCCGCGCTGTTGATCCATGATATGCAGGAATATTTCCTCAATTTCTGGGGCGAAAACAGCGCGATGATGGAGAAAGTGGTGGCCAACATTGCTGCCCTGCGCGATTTCTGCAAACAGAATAACATTCCGGTGTTTTACACCGCACAGCCGAAAGAGCAGAGCGATGAAGACCGCGCGCTGCTGAACGATATGTGGGGTCCGGGCCTTACCCGCTCTCCGGAACAGCAGCAGGTGATCGCCGCGCTGGCGCCGGACGACAACGACACCGTGCTGGTGAAGTGGCGCTACAGTGCGTTCCATCGTTCGCCGCTGGAAGAGATGCTGAAAGAAGCCGGTCGCGATCAGCTGATCATTACCGGTGTTTACGCTCATATCGGCTGTATGACGACGGCGACCGATGCGTTTATGCGCGATATAAAGCCGTTCTTCGTCGCCGATGCGCTGGCTGATTTTAGTCGTGAAGAGCACCTGATGGCGCTGAAATACGTCGCGGGTCGCTCCGGTCGGGTGGTGATGACCGAAGAGCTGCTGCCGCTACCGGCGTCGAAAGCCGCGCTGCGCGCGCTGGTGTTGCCGCTGCTGGATGAATCCGACGAGCCAATGGATGATGAAAATCTGATCGACTACGGTCTGGATTCGGTGCGCATGATGGCGCTAGCCGCCCGCTGGCGTAAAGTGCACGGCGATATCGATTTCGTGGTACTGGCGAAAAATCCGACCATTGATGCCTGGTGGACGCTGCTTTCCCGCGAGGTGAAATAA
- a CDS encoding SIS domain-containing protein, with protein sequence MRADGEDKVIMPLSCTRQEIAGISGLLSTMQLQPNSLSVLADIDFASLERLYLVGSGDSYAIALMVEEYLNRCGVIQCRAVQSLAFLGLPAEHVSATSLVVVISASGRPSPVLDALAHALTTEASVVGMTNSPGSPFANLSSCMLFTQASKKGMPTQSSSATLFLLMQLVERMIQAKTTVSEMKGVDISCLFQDWENAQWQAWLAEHAKAFFSRRVIFLGNGITWGMAYLASNLMACGPQIEASFFPIEEYCHALRLNQANQRHLVLMFPEKNEDQILCASIQRRLTRQGALSYCFAPPENFRVHDYLQRNMLLLFQLSLKLAERYVAMGGERVTFEDVK encoded by the coding sequence ATGAGAGCGGATGGGGAAGATAAGGTCATCATGCCATTGTCCTGCACCCGGCAAGAAATTGCCGGGATCTCTGGTCTGCTATCCACGATGCAGCTTCAGCCCAATAGCCTGTCGGTGCTGGCGGATATTGATTTTGCCTCGCTGGAACGGTTGTACCTGGTGGGATCCGGTGATTCGTACGCCATTGCGTTGATGGTTGAGGAGTATCTGAATCGTTGTGGGGTGATTCAGTGCCGCGCCGTACAGTCATTGGCGTTTTTGGGCTTACCGGCGGAGCACGTCAGTGCCACTTCGCTGGTGGTTGTCATCAGCGCCAGCGGCAGGCCTTCTCCGGTTCTTGATGCGCTTGCCCATGCGCTCACGACGGAAGCCAGCGTTGTCGGGATGACCAATTCGCCGGGTAGCCCGTTTGCTAACTTATCGTCGTGCATGCTGTTTACCCAGGCGTCTAAAAAGGGTATGCCGACCCAAAGTAGCTCAGCAACGCTGTTTTTATTAATGCAGCTGGTAGAACGGATGATTCAGGCGAAAACGACTGTATCAGAGATGAAGGGTGTGGATATCTCTTGTTTGTTCCAGGATTGGGAAAACGCGCAATGGCAGGCGTGGCTGGCGGAACATGCTAAGGCATTTTTCTCCCGTCGGGTGATTTTTCTGGGCAACGGGATAACCTGGGGAATGGCGTATCTGGCGTCGAACCTGATGGCCTGCGGGCCGCAAATTGAGGCCAGTTTTTTCCCTATTGAAGAGTATTGCCACGCGTTAAGGCTTAATCAGGCTAATCAACGACACCTTGTGTTGATGTTTCCTGAAAAAAATGAAGACCAGATATTGTGCGCATCTATTCAGCGCCGTTTAACCCGCCAGGGGGCATTGTCATATTGTTTTGCGCCTCCTGAGAATTTTAGAGTACACGATTATTTACAGCGAAATATGCTGCTGCTTTTCCAACTCTCTTTGAAACTGGCGGAGCGTTACGTCGCTATGGGTGGTGAACGCGTAACATTCGAGGATGTAAAATGA
- the entH gene encoding proofreading thioesterase EntH encodes MAWKRQLTLDELNATSANTMVAHLGIVYTRIEEGVLEAEMPVDGRTHQPFGLLHGGASAALAETLGSMAGWLMTEEGQCVVGTELNATHHRAVSSGKVRGECRPLHLGRQGQSWEIAVFDERGRRCCTCRLGTSVLG; translated from the coding sequence ATGGCCTGGAAACGTCAGCTGACGCTGGATGAGCTTAATGCGACCAGCGCGAATACGATGGTGGCGCATCTGGGTATCGTCTATACCCGAATTGAGGAGGGCGTGCTGGAGGCCGAAATGCCGGTCGACGGCCGTACTCATCAGCCTTTTGGCTTGTTACACGGAGGCGCATCCGCGGCGCTGGCGGAAACCCTCGGCTCCATGGCCGGGTGGCTGATGACCGAAGAGGGGCAGTGCGTGGTGGGGACCGAGCTCAATGCCACCCATCACCGGGCGGTTTCCAGCGGCAAAGTGCGCGGCGAGTGCCGTCCGCTGCACCTCGGACGCCAGGGCCAGAGCTGGGAGATTGCCGTATTTGACGAGCGGGGCCGGCGCTGCTGTACCTGTCGGCTAGGGACGTCAGTCCTCGGCTGA
- a CDS encoding MFS transporter, with the protein MKLSIGEKIGFGAGDMAIAIVMMSMAMIITYFYTDVYGLTPGDLGILLIGVRFIDAVIDPLIGMMTDKTESRWGRYRPYLLFFSIPFGITIWMMFTTPDFDYTGKLIWAWGSYIALTLTYTFISIPYVSLIGVITDDPKERLSANSYRFVMTKIAMFLVTIIVPMAALYFGKNNLASGYQLAMGSMGIVSTLLCICCFFSVKERITHKTEHIHFPTQFKNLMKNDQWLILGVSIALIMFGGIVRNSVAAYYAKYYLHGGNELISPFLTTGVVASVTAMLLAGTITRYYDKIKMFRYTQLLTFVAGVAMYFVVGEQNIYLAFVFFFIITLLGDMQLPVYWASIAEAVDYGEVKTGTRVSGLAFGGILFFQKLGMGLAGGFIGFSLSFFGYQADVEQSPSSLLGITLMMTLIPSVFNLIVGLFMKKYVINDKYYEGIKQKLAQGEMA; encoded by the coding sequence ATGAAACTATCAATCGGGGAAAAGATCGGCTTTGGTGCTGGCGATATGGCTATCGCTATCGTCATGATGTCGATGGCGATGATTATTACCTATTTCTATACGGACGTTTACGGCTTGACTCCTGGCGATTTGGGAATTTTGCTGATTGGCGTACGCTTTATCGATGCGGTGATCGACCCGTTGATTGGCATGATGACCGACAAAACAGAGAGTCGCTGGGGAAGATACCGTCCGTATCTGCTTTTTTTCTCTATCCCCTTCGGGATAACCATCTGGATGATGTTCACCACGCCAGATTTTGACTACACTGGCAAGCTGATCTGGGCCTGGGGCTCCTACATCGCGCTGACGCTAACCTATACGTTTATCTCAATCCCTTACGTTTCACTCATCGGCGTCATCACCGACGATCCTAAAGAACGTCTGAGCGCCAACAGCTATCGCTTTGTGATGACCAAAATCGCCATGTTTTTAGTCACCATCATCGTTCCCATGGCGGCGCTGTACTTTGGCAAAAACAACCTGGCCAGCGGCTACCAGCTGGCGATGGGCTCCATGGGGATTGTGTCGACGCTGTTGTGTATTTGCTGTTTCTTCAGCGTAAAAGAGCGCATTACGCATAAAACCGAGCACATCCACTTTCCGACTCAGTTCAAGAATCTGATGAAGAATGACCAGTGGTTGATCCTCGGCGTATCAATAGCGTTAATCATGTTTGGCGGCATCGTGCGTAACTCGGTTGCGGCTTATTACGCCAAGTACTATCTGCACGGCGGCAATGAGCTGATTTCACCATTCCTGACCACCGGGGTCGTGGCGTCCGTTACGGCGATGCTGCTGGCCGGGACCATTACCCGCTATTACGACAAAATCAAAATGTTCCGTTACACCCAGTTGCTGACCTTCGTCGCTGGGGTTGCCATGTACTTCGTCGTTGGCGAGCAGAACATTTATCTGGCATTTGTTTTCTTCTTCATCATTACGCTATTGGGTGATATGCAGCTTCCGGTGTACTGGGCATCAATTGCAGAAGCAGTGGACTATGGTGAGGTGAAAACCGGTACCCGCGTTTCCGGACTGGCATTTGGCGGGATCCTATTCTTCCAGAAACTGGGAATGGGGTTAGCGGGCGGATTTATCGGCTTTTCGCTGAGCTTCTTCGGTTATCAGGCAGATGTCGAACAGTCGCCGTCATCGTTGCTGGGTATCACCCTGATGATGACTCTGATCCCGTCCGTGTTTAACCTGATTGTCGGTCTGTTTATGAAAAAATACGTGATTAACGATAAGTACTATGAAGGAATAAAACAGAAGCTGGCGCAGGGTGAGATGGCCTGA
- the entE gene encoding (2,3-dihydroxybenzoyl)adenylate synthase EntE codes for MIEFNRWPEDFAARYRQKGYWQDLPLTNLITRHAENDAAAIIDGDKIYSYREFNRRVDNLGSSLQRQGLKRGETALVQLGNVAEFYITLFALLRIGVAPVNALFSHQRSELNAYATQIEPALLIADREHALFADDAFLNAFVEQHPSVRVALLLNDNGEQSLTAAIEQPADNFVANPTPADEVAFFQLSGGSTGTPKLIPRTHNDYDYSIRRSNELCGVSAETRYLNALPAAHNYAMSSPGSLGVFLAGGVVVLAHDPSATLCFPLIEKHQINLTSLVPPAVSLWLQEIHDSGSNTQLQSLRLLQVGGARLSATLAARIPAEIGCQLQQVFGMAEGLVNYTRLNDSPDRIINTQGCPMCPDDEVWVADADGNPLPRGEVGRLMTRGPYTFRGYYKSPQHNAEAFDADGFYCSGDLISIDEDGYITVQGREKDQINRGGEKIAAEEIENLLLRHPAVIHVALVSMEDSLLGEKSCAYLVVKEPLRAVAVRRFLREQGVAEFKLPDRVECVDALPLTPVGKVDKKQLRQWLAERKLG; via the coding sequence ATGATCGAGTTTAACCGCTGGCCGGAAGATTTCGCGGCCCGCTATCGGCAAAAAGGTTACTGGCAGGATCTGCCGCTCACCAATCTGATTACCCGCCATGCGGAAAATGATGCCGCCGCTATTATCGATGGCGACAAAATCTATAGCTACCGTGAATTCAACCGCCGGGTGGATAACCTCGGTTCTTCGCTGCAACGTCAGGGCCTGAAGCGCGGCGAAACGGCGCTGGTACAGCTAGGTAACGTTGCCGAGTTTTACATTACGCTGTTTGCGCTATTGCGTATCGGCGTTGCGCCGGTCAACGCGCTTTTCAGCCATCAGCGCAGCGAGCTGAACGCCTACGCCACGCAGATTGAACCCGCTTTGTTGATTGCCGATCGTGAACACGCGCTGTTTGCTGATGATGCTTTTCTTAACGCTTTTGTTGAGCAGCATCCGTCGGTACGCGTGGCGCTGCTGCTGAACGATAACGGCGAGCAGAGCCTGACGGCGGCCATCGAACAGCCGGCCGATAATTTCGTGGCGAATCCGACGCCTGCCGATGAAGTGGCGTTTTTCCAGCTTTCCGGCGGCAGCACCGGCACGCCGAAGCTGATCCCGCGCACGCATAACGATTATGACTACAGCATTCGCCGCAGCAATGAGCTGTGCGGCGTGAGCGCCGAAACGCGCTATCTGAACGCGCTTCCCGCTGCTCACAATTACGCGATGAGTTCGCCGGGTTCATTAGGCGTGTTCCTCGCCGGTGGCGTAGTGGTGCTGGCGCATGATCCGAGCGCGACGCTGTGCTTCCCGCTGATCGAAAAACATCAGATTAACCTGACCTCGCTGGTGCCGCCTGCGGTGAGCCTGTGGCTACAGGAGATCCATGATTCCGGCAGTAATACCCAATTGCAATCGTTGCGGTTGTTGCAGGTTGGCGGAGCGCGCCTGTCCGCGACGCTGGCCGCCCGTATTCCGGCGGAAATTGGTTGCCAGCTTCAGCAGGTCTTCGGCATGGCTGAAGGGTTGGTGAACTACACCCGCCTCAACGACAGCCCGGATCGCATTATCAACACCCAGGGCTGCCCGATGTGCCCGGATGATGAAGTGTGGGTGGCCGATGCCGATGGCAATCCGCTGCCGCGCGGTGAAGTGGGGCGTCTGATGACCCGTGGTCCCTATACCTTCCGCGGCTACTACAAAAGCCCGCAGCACAATGCCGAAGCGTTTGATGCCGACGGTTTCTACTGCTCGGGCGATCTGATTTCGATCGACGAGGACGGTTACATCACTGTGCAGGGTCGGGAAAAAGATCAGATCAACCGCGGCGGTGAAAAGATCGCGGCGGAAGAGATCGAAAACCTGCTGCTGCGCCATCCTGCGGTGATCCACGTTGCGCTGGTCAGCATGGAAGACAGCCTGTTGGGCGAAAAGAGCTGTGCGTATCTGGTAGTGAAAGAGCCTCTGCGCGCGGTGGCGGTACGCCGCTTCCTGCGCGAACAAGGGGTCGCAGAATTTAAACTTCCGGACCGCGTGGAGTGCGTTGACGCGCTGCCGCTGACGCCGGTGGGCAAAGTCGATAAAAAACAATTACGTCAGTGGCTGGCTGAACGCAAGCTGGGCTGA
- a CDS encoding YbdD/YjiX family protein has protein sequence MFDTLSKAGKYLGQAAKMMIGVPDYDNYVEHIRATHPEQTPMTYEEFFRERQDARYGGKGGAKCC, from the coding sequence ATGTTTGATACCCTTTCGAAAGCAGGAAAATATTTAGGTCAGGCGGCGAAAATGATGATCGGCGTGCCGGATTACGACAATTACGTCGAACACATTCGCGCCACGCATCCCGAGCAGACGCCGATGACCTACGAAGAGTTTTTCCGTGAACGCCAGGATGCGCGCTACGGCGGCAAAGGTGGGGCGAAGTGCTGCTAA
- the cstA gene encoding pyruvate/proton symporter CstA — protein MNNSGKYLIWTLLSVIGAFALGYIALNRGEQINALWIVVAAVCVYLIAYRFYGLYIAKNVLGVDPTRMTPAVRHNDGLDYVPTDKKVLFGHHFAAIAGAGPLVGPVLAAQMGYLPGMIWILAGVVLAGAVQDFMVLFVSTRRDGRSLGELVKEEMGPTAGVLALVACFMIMVIILAVLAMIVVKALTHSPWGTYTVAFTIPLAIFMGIYIRYLRPGRIGEVSVIGLVMLVFAIISGGWVAESPTWAPWFDYTGVQLTWILVGYGFIAAVLPVWLLLAPRDYLSTFLKIGTIVGLAIGILIMRPTLTMPALTKFIDGTGPVWSGSMFPFLFITIACGAVSGFHALIASGTTPKMLANEGQACFIGYGGMLMESFVAIMALVAACIIDPGVYFAMNSPMAVLAPAGVTDVVASAAQVVSSWGFTITPDTLSQIAKEVGEQSIISRAGGAPTLAVGMAYILHGSLGGLMDVSFWYHFAILFEALFILTAVDAGTRAARFMLQDLLGVISPGLKKTSSLPANLLATGLCVLAWGYFLHQGVVDPLGGINTLWPLFGIANQMLAGMALMLCAVVLFKMKRQRYAWVALLPTSWLLICTLTAGWQKSFSIDTKVGFLAIANKFQAMIDSGNIPPQYTESQLAQLVFNNRLDAGLTIFFMVVVVVLALFSIKTALAALKEDKPTAKETPYQAMPADADNLVTQAKRAH, from the coding sequence ATGAATAATTCAGGGAAATACCTCATCTGGACACTGCTCTCCGTTATCGGAGCCTTTGCCCTTGGTTATATCGCGCTAAACCGGGGTGAACAGATTAACGCGCTATGGATTGTCGTCGCGGCAGTCTGCGTGTATCTGATCGCCTATCGTTTCTATGGCCTGTATATCGCAAAAAACGTGCTGGGAGTTGACCCGACGCGGATGACGCCGGCGGTGCGTCACAACGACGGTCTCGACTATGTCCCGACCGATAAGAAAGTGCTGTTCGGCCACCATTTTGCGGCAATTGCCGGGGCAGGGCCGCTGGTTGGTCCGGTGCTGGCAGCGCAAATGGGCTACCTGCCGGGGATGATCTGGATCCTCGCGGGCGTGGTGCTGGCCGGGGCGGTACAGGACTTTATGGTGCTGTTCGTCTCTACCCGCCGCGACGGACGTTCGCTCGGTGAGTTGGTCAAAGAGGAGATGGGCCCCACCGCCGGGGTACTGGCGCTGGTGGCCTGTTTTATGATCATGGTGATTATCCTCGCGGTACTGGCGATGATCGTGGTGAAAGCGTTGACCCACAGCCCGTGGGGCACCTACACCGTGGCCTTCACCATTCCGCTGGCGATTTTCATGGGGATCTATATTCGCTATTTGCGCCCCGGACGCATTGGCGAAGTGTCGGTCATTGGCCTGGTGATGCTGGTATTTGCCATCATTTCCGGCGGCTGGGTAGCGGAAAGCCCGACCTGGGCGCCGTGGTTTGACTATACCGGCGTGCAGCTCACGTGGATCCTGGTGGGCTACGGTTTTATCGCCGCCGTTCTGCCGGTGTGGCTGCTGCTGGCTCCGCGCGATTACCTCTCCACTTTCCTCAAAATCGGCACTATCGTTGGTCTGGCAATCGGTATCCTGATTATGCGTCCGACGCTGACCATGCCGGCGCTGACCAAGTTTATTGATGGTACCGGTCCGGTCTGGAGCGGCAGTATGTTCCCGTTCCTGTTTATCACTATCGCCTGCGGCGCGGTCTCCGGCTTCCATGCCCTAATCGCCTCCGGTACCACGCCGAAAATGCTGGCCAATGAAGGTCAGGCCTGCTTTATCGGCTACGGCGGCATGCTCATGGAGTCCTTCGTGGCGATTATGGCGCTGGTGGCTGCCTGTATTATCGACCCGGGCGTCTACTTCGCCATGAATAGCCCGATGGCGGTACTGGCTCCGGCGGGCGTCACCGATGTGGTGGCGTCAGCGGCGCAGGTGGTGAGCAGTTGGGGCTTTACCATCACGCCTGATACCCTCAGCCAGATTGCTAAAGAAGTGGGCGAGCAGTCGATTATCTCCCGTGCGGGCGGAGCGCCGACGCTAGCGGTGGGGATGGCCTACATCCTGCACGGCTCGCTGGGCGGTCTAATGGACGTCTCGTTCTGGTATCACTTCGCGATTTTGTTTGAGGCGCTGTTTATTCTGACCGCGGTGGATGCGGGAACGCGTGCAGCGCGCTTTATGCTTCAGGATCTGCTGGGAGTGATAAGCCCGGGGCTGAAGAAAACCAGTTCGCTTCCGGCTAACCTGCTGGCGACCGGGCTATGCGTACTGGCGTGGGGTTACTTCCTGCATCAGGGCGTGGTCGACCCGCTCGGCGGCATCAACACCCTGTGGCCGCTGTTTGGTATCGCCAATCAGATGCTGGCAGGGATGGCGCTGATGCTCTGTGCGGTGGTACTGTTTAAGATGAAACGCCAGCGCTATGCGTGGGTGGCGCTGCTGCCGACCTCCTGGCTGCTGATTTGTACCCTGACGGCGGGCTGGCAGAAGTCGTTCAGTATCGATACCAAAGTCGGTTTCCTGGCGATTGCCAATAAGTTCCAGGCGATGATTGACAGCGGCAACATCCCGCCGCAGTACACCGAATCTCAGCTGGCGCAGCTGGTGTTTAATAATCGTCTGGATGCCGGTCTGACCATCTTCTTTATGGTAGTGGTGGTGGTGCTGGCGCTGTTCTCAATTAAAACCGCGCTGGCGGCGCTGAAAGAGGACAAACCGACGGCGAAAGAGACTCCTTACCAGGCGATGCCTGCTGATGCAGACAACCTGGTGACTCAGGCCAAACGCGCCCACTAA
- a CDS encoding carbohydrate kinase family protein yields MIKKYDVVAVGSGNIDLVFRVPRLPGNDDKVVGKKISENVGGTVANSACMMSTLGLKVVSLSSAGDDRYGQLIVDDFNRHGVDTRYIKINPGQDPNMAIIILDESGEKSLIYAPGDNCEWDQQTAFTAIAESKIMYTMPGDLEKYTVQAQYARSQNTLVAVDIEPHIASDKEQLAKILSLADIAIFNQDGFTASSHCDPEFPVLHALRRKYSLSALVVTCGADGVIAVSEQEEAHHSGFKIPVIDTTGAGDTFNASFIYTYANHYSLASAIEFASAAAALNIMQIGARGHLASIEEITHFISSAKGRE; encoded by the coding sequence ATGATTAAAAAATATGATGTCGTTGCGGTCGGAAGTGGCAACATTGATCTGGTCTTTCGGGTGCCCAGATTGCCTGGTAATGATGATAAAGTCGTTGGCAAAAAAATATCCGAAAATGTGGGCGGTACCGTAGCGAATAGCGCCTGTATGATGTCAACGCTGGGCTTGAAGGTCGTCTCGTTATCCAGTGCGGGCGACGATCGTTATGGTCAACTGATTGTTGATGATTTCAATCGCCACGGTGTTGATACCCGCTATATCAAGATCAATCCCGGCCAGGATCCTAATATGGCGATTATTATTCTCGATGAGAGTGGGGAAAAATCGTTAATTTATGCGCCGGGAGATAATTGTGAGTGGGATCAGCAGACGGCTTTTACCGCGATTGCTGAAAGTAAAATTATGTACACTATGCCTGGCGACCTTGAAAAGTATACGGTTCAGGCGCAGTACGCACGTTCGCAGAATACCCTGGTCGCCGTCGACATTGAGCCGCATATTGCCAGTGATAAAGAACAGCTGGCAAAAATACTAAGCCTTGCCGATATTGCTATTTTTAATCAGGACGGTTTCACTGCCAGTAGTCATTGCGATCCTGAATTTCCGGTACTTCATGCACTACGGCGGAAATATTCGTTGTCTGCACTGGTGGTGACCTGCGGTGCCGATGGCGTTATCGCGGTTAGCGAGCAGGAAGAGGCGCACCATTCTGGTTTTAAGATCCCGGTTATTGATACCACCGGCGCTGGCGACACCTTTAACGCATCCTTTATTTATACTTACGCTAATCATTATAGCCTCGCTTCGGCGATTGAGTTCGCCAGCGCCGCGGCTGCATTAAATATTATGCAAATTGGCGCCAGGGGGCATTTAGCCAGCATTGAAGAAATTACCCATTTTATTTCATCCGCAAAGGGAAGGGAGTAG
- a CDS encoding ADP-ribosylglycohydrolase family protein, giving the protein MASVGCDSVVYNKILGALACAGMGDALGASTELYSIDEIKQKWGGWLDKFVEPPEDTFAGSLKGVAGLITDDSSQMYVFAEALITAGYGQFTNENWKTALLRWADMMPYAMYKGPTTEQVVKALREGYPTNTIGRIGTSTRQAPNVGTTNGAGMRVAPAGLIYPGQLTKACNLALLTCLPSHDTNIAIASACAIAAATSQAMVVDTTLDEIIDASLEGARYGESLAKKHARCVAGPSIEMRTRLAVKIARESDSLEKCLYEIEGYIGNSVAAHESIPAAIGLLAFCEGRPWETIVAASNVGNDTDSIATMAGAIAGAWKGFDALPKEQYAFFNSVNSHDFNLPEIATGLTKLAMESLKG; this is encoded by the coding sequence ATGGCTTCAGTTGGATGTGATTCGGTGGTCTATAACAAGATTTTGGGAGCGCTGGCGTGTGCAGGCATGGGAGATGCGCTTGGGGCGTCAACGGAACTGTATAGTATTGATGAGATTAAACAGAAGTGGGGCGGCTGGTTAGACAAGTTTGTTGAGCCGCCGGAAGACACCTTTGCCGGTTCATTAAAAGGCGTTGCTGGTTTAATCACCGATGATTCAAGCCAGATGTATGTTTTTGCGGAAGCCCTGATTACCGCGGGGTACGGGCAATTTACCAACGAAAACTGGAAAACAGCTTTGCTGCGCTGGGCAGATATGATGCCTTACGCCATGTATAAAGGGCCGACGACGGAACAGGTCGTTAAAGCGCTGCGCGAGGGTTACCCGACCAACACCATCGGTCGCATTGGCACCTCCACCCGTCAGGCGCCGAACGTGGGGACCACTAACGGCGCGGGAATGCGCGTGGCTCCCGCTGGATTGATCTATCCGGGTCAGCTCACTAAAGCTTGTAACCTGGCGCTGCTGACCTGCTTACCCTCCCATGATACGAATATCGCTATTGCCAGTGCCTGTGCGATTGCCGCAGCGACATCTCAGGCCATGGTGGTTGATACCACGCTGGATGAGATTATCGACGCCAGTCTTGAAGGCGCACGCTACGGAGAATCATTAGCGAAAAAACATGCACGCTGCGTTGCAGGACCGTCTATTGAAATGCGCACCCGGCTGGCGGTAAAAATCGCCCGCGAGTCGGATTCACTGGAAAAATGCCTGTATGAGATTGAAGGCTATATCGGTAACTCCGTGGCGGCACATGAGTCTATCCCGGCGGCGATTGGCCTGCTGGCCTTCTGCGAGGGGCGTCCGTGGGAGACCATTGTCGCAGCAAGTAATGTCGGTAACGACACCGACAGTATTGCTACGATGGCCGGAGCGATTGCGGGGGCCTGGAAGGGATTCGATGCGTTGCCAAAAGAGCAATATGCGTTTTTCAACTCCGTAAATAGTCATGACTTCAATTTACCGGAGATAGCCACTGGCCTGACAAAGCTGGCCATGGAATCACTGAAAGGTTAA
- the entA gene encoding 2,3-dihydro-2,3-dihydroxybenzoate dehydrogenase EntA, with protein MSGLDFHGQTVWVTGAGKGIGYATALAFVEAGAMVTGFDLAFDGENYPFATETLNVADAQQVAQVCGRLLDNIERLDVLVNAAGILRMGATDTLSLEDWQQTFAVNVGGAFNLFQQTMAQFRRQKGGAIVTVASDAAHTPRIGMSAYGASKAALKSLALTVGLELAGSGVRCNLVSPGSTDTDMQRTLWVSDDAEQQRIRGFGEQFKLGIPLGKIARPQEIANTILFLASAHASHITLQDIVVDGGSTLGA; from the coding sequence ATGTCTGGATTAGATTTTCACGGCCAGACCGTGTGGGTAACCGGCGCGGGCAAAGGTATCGGTTATGCGACCGCGCTGGCGTTTGTTGAAGCCGGGGCGATGGTAACCGGTTTTGATCTGGCGTTTGACGGCGAAAACTACCCCTTTGCTACCGAGACGCTGAACGTTGCCGACGCGCAGCAGGTGGCGCAGGTCTGCGGCCGCCTGCTGGATAACATCGAGCGACTGGATGTGCTGGTCAACGCTGCCGGAATTTTGCGCATGGGGGCGACCGATACGCTGAGTCTGGAAGACTGGCAGCAGACCTTTGCCGTCAACGTCGGCGGGGCGTTTAACCTGTTTCAGCAGACGATGGCGCAGTTCCGCCGCCAGAAGGGCGGAGCGATTGTCACCGTGGCTTCCGACGCCGCACATACCCCGCGTATCGGCATGAGCGCTTACGGTGCTTCGAAAGCGGCGCTGAAGAGCCTGGCATTGACCGTCGGTCTGGAGCTGGCGGGCAGCGGCGTGCGCTGTAATCTGGTCTCTCCTGGCTCGACCGATACCGATATGCAGCGGACGCTGTGGGTCAGCGACGATGCTGAACAGCAGCGTATTCGCGGCTTTGGCGAGCAGTTTAAGCTGGGCATTCCGCTAGGGAAAATTGCCCGCCCGCAGGAAATTGCCAACACGATTCTGTTCCTCGCTTCCGCCCACGCCAGCCATATCACGCTACAGGATATCGTGGTGGACGGCGGCTCGACGCTGGGGGCATAA